One Streptomyces sp. V4I8 genomic window carries:
- a CDS encoding PP2C family protein-serine/threonine phosphatase, whose amino-acid sequence MAHRHTDSAGATRELLQKLGDLTGRILDQIKFQQARVELAAALQRQVLAAELPVLPNLRAAGRYTPARVGLDIGGDWYDGFVMADGSVGFAIGDVQGHDVEAAALMGQVRTCLRAVATATTDPAEVLGRTNDLLVAMASELFVTCSFLRFDPATGELSDARAGHVPAVWATTDGRCEIVLNEGGLPLGIHAGEHYPSSRRLLTGAGAFVLLTDGVVEGPGYPIEDGLKRVADLVGDACGTDPDELAAQVIKVADLTGHNDDAAVLVLRYGELGDRPGSGGLERSASGNPERSGSGDPG is encoded by the coding sequence ATGGCCCATCGCCACACCGATTCGGCCGGTGCCACCAGAGAGCTGCTGCAGAAGCTCGGGGACCTCACCGGCCGGATACTGGACCAGATCAAGTTCCAGCAGGCACGCGTCGAGCTCGCCGCGGCGCTCCAGCGCCAGGTCCTCGCCGCGGAGCTCCCGGTCCTGCCGAATCTGCGGGCGGCCGGACGGTACACGCCCGCACGGGTGGGGCTGGACATCGGCGGCGACTGGTACGACGGCTTCGTGATGGCCGACGGCTCGGTGGGGTTCGCGATCGGGGACGTCCAGGGTCATGACGTCGAGGCCGCGGCGCTCATGGGGCAGGTGCGGACCTGTCTGCGCGCCGTCGCAACCGCCACCACGGACCCGGCGGAGGTGCTCGGGCGCACCAACGACCTCCTCGTGGCGATGGCCTCCGAGCTCTTCGTGACCTGCTCGTTCCTGCGCTTCGACCCGGCCACCGGGGAGCTCAGCGACGCCCGCGCCGGACACGTCCCGGCCGTCTGGGCCACGACCGACGGCCGCTGCGAGATCGTCCTGAACGAAGGCGGCCTGCCGCTCGGCATCCACGCCGGCGAGCACTACCCCTCGTCCCGTCGGCTGCTGACCGGAGCGGGCGCGTTCGTCCTCCTCACCGACGGTGTGGTGGAAGGCCCCGGCTACCCGATCGAGGACGGGCTGAAGAGGGTGGCCGATCTGGTCGGCGACGCCTGCGGCACCGACCCGGACGAGCTGGCCGCACAGGTGATCAAGGTGGCGGACCTCACCGGCCACAACGACGACGCCGCGGTCCTCGTCCTGCGGTACGGAGAGCTCGGGGACCGGCCGGGAAGCGGCGGCCTGGAACGGTCGGCAAGCGGCAACCCGGAACGGTCGGGAAGCGGCGACCCGGGATGA
- a CDS encoding MASE1 domain-containing protein gives MTGVAPGARLRQYGGYGADGLKLAAVTAAYYGSAKLGLEQQLVRGQVTPFWPPTGIALVALMLWGLRMWPAIALGAFVVNVTLGPSIVPVLAIAASNTIAPVCAFLLLRRVGFRIALDRLQDALALVFLGALVGMLLSATIGTGVLVASGALTAHDFWPTWSVWWTGDAMGVLFITPLLLAARTARLPRGSPMLRWAEALLLLGGTATVALVATRSSVNLLFLVVPFLIWAAFRFQLIGAAPCALIASLIAIYAGSVGSGPFSGHNLLAKMVILQAFNGTVALTALLLSAVITERNQTLRALQDACDDLTEALTQLVPDRPPEMPGDRDRDRNRDRNRDRPVAGGDSVS, from the coding sequence ATGACCGGCGTGGCGCCCGGTGCGCGGCTCCGGCAGTACGGCGGGTACGGCGCCGACGGCCTGAAGCTCGCTGCCGTGACCGCCGCCTACTACGGCAGCGCCAAGCTCGGTCTCGAACAGCAGCTCGTACGCGGTCAGGTCACGCCGTTCTGGCCGCCCACCGGCATCGCCCTCGTCGCCCTGATGCTGTGGGGCCTTCGGATGTGGCCGGCCATCGCGCTCGGGGCGTTCGTGGTGAACGTGACGCTCGGCCCCTCGATCGTCCCCGTCCTCGCCATCGCCGCGAGCAACACGATCGCTCCGGTCTGCGCCTTCCTTCTCCTGCGGCGCGTGGGATTCCGCATCGCTCTCGACCGGCTGCAGGACGCGCTCGCCCTGGTCTTCCTCGGGGCCCTGGTCGGGATGCTGCTCAGCGCGACGATCGGCACCGGCGTCCTGGTGGCGTCCGGAGCGCTCACGGCCCACGACTTCTGGCCGACCTGGTCGGTGTGGTGGACGGGCGACGCCATGGGGGTCCTCTTCATCACGCCGCTCCTGCTGGCCGCACGCACCGCCCGCCTGCCCCGCGGCTCGCCCATGCTGCGCTGGGCCGAGGCACTGCTCCTGCTCGGCGGCACGGCGACGGTCGCCCTGGTGGCCACCCGCAGCTCGGTCAACCTCCTCTTCCTCGTCGTCCCCTTCCTGATCTGGGCGGCCTTCCGCTTCCAGCTCATCGGCGCCGCGCCCTGCGCGTTGATCGCCTCCCTCATCGCGATCTACGCGGGCTCGGTCGGCTCGGGCCCTTTCTCCGGCCACAACCTCCTCGCCAAGATGGTCATCCTCCAGGCCTTCAACGGCACCGTGGCCCTGACGGCCCTCCTGCTCTCGGCGGTCATCACCGAACGGAACCAGACCCTCCGGGCACTCCAGGACGCCTGCGACGACCTGACCGAAGCCCTGACCCAACTCGTCCCGGACCGGCCCCCCGAGATGCCCGGGGACCGGGACCGGGACCGGAACAGGGACCGGAACAGGGACAGGCCGGTAGCCGGAGGAGACTCAGTTTCCTGA
- a CDS encoding DUF6233 domain-containing protein codes for MAALPPDPRRLRAILAYLETRIAENETVGIYLRLQSEAVRAALAGTDERPHPDAPERRRPTPPSSAPGRGTTHPRAFAVQQKRTPDGPEPAVIHTADCTMIEGSTHPIRAHEARAALTDPNIEPCAFCRPDSELGMLD; via the coding sequence ATGGCCGCGCTACCCCCTGACCCCCGACGGCTCCGGGCGATCCTGGCCTACCTCGAAACCCGGATCGCCGAGAACGAGACCGTGGGAATCTACCTACGCCTCCAGAGCGAAGCCGTACGGGCAGCACTCGCCGGCACCGACGAACGCCCCCACCCCGACGCCCCTGAGCGACGCCGGCCGACGCCCCCTTCCTCCGCACCCGGCCGAGGCACCACCCACCCCAGAGCCTTCGCCGTCCAACAGAAGCGCACACCCGACGGCCCGGAACCCGCCGTGATCCACACGGCCGACTGCACGATGATCGAGGGCAGCACCCACCCGATCCGTGCCCACGAGGCCCGCGCCGCCCTCACCGACCCCAACATCGAACCGTGCGCTTTCTGCCGCCCTGACAGCGAGTTGGGAATGCTGGACTAG
- a CDS encoding AAA family ATPase, with translation MTAAKDSRRPFCVLMAGLPGSGKTTLARELVARGFVRLCPDEEMYRRHGVYGVDFPRGTFPTLERPVLEEISAELRERLRAGYDVVVDHGFWTPDDRARWRSIAAGADAITVVVYLEASHEELWSRVSKRNAQHAADPNSIYFSESDLLRYRTRFVPPAPDEPHLPYNGDPESVVKALEDAAVTPRP, from the coding sequence GTGACCGCAGCCAAGGACAGCCGTCGGCCCTTCTGTGTCCTGATGGCGGGACTCCCCGGTTCGGGGAAGACAACTCTGGCCCGTGAGCTGGTGGCCCGTGGCTTTGTGAGGCTGTGTCCTGACGAAGAGATGTACCGCCGACACGGGGTGTATGGGGTGGACTTCCCCAGGGGCACCTTCCCGACTCTTGAGCGTCCAGTCCTCGAAGAGATTTCTGCGGAGCTCCGCGAACGGCTCCGAGCCGGATATGACGTGGTGGTTGATCACGGGTTCTGGACACCGGACGACCGGGCCCGATGGAGGTCGATTGCGGCCGGTGCGGATGCGATCACAGTGGTGGTCTACCTAGAGGCCAGTCACGAAGAACTCTGGTCGCGCGTGAGTAAGCGAAATGCACAGCATGCAGCCGACCCAAACTCGATCTACTTCTCTGAGAGCGACTTGCTTCGGTATCGGACCAGGTTCGTGCCCCCCGCACCGGACGAACCCCACCTCCCGTACAACGGAGACCCCGAATCCGTGGTGAAGGCCCTCGAAGACGCCGCCGTAACGCCCCGCCCGTGA
- a CDS encoding GntR family transcriptional regulator, with protein sequence MSDQADNRAPYAQIAAHYAELIASGELQPGSLLPSIKSLSQEWNVSTATAEKALRKLRNEGLVRGIHGIGTEVLDRPSPMSSGAQRQDRGRRTGSSWGSGERSDSHQAAVTAAPEAVAQALNIKPGSDVIRRSRVYRDRHGIVAHSTSWIPAQYLELVPQLAKSERLAGGTSLQLIAEATGRPITQRIDTASARLLKPEDAELLELDAAKMPTEPVVVMTAKFLDVAGNVVEYGVDLGGPGRSWRTESEVTQ encoded by the coding sequence ATGTCCGACCAGGCTGACAATCGAGCGCCGTACGCGCAGATTGCCGCCCACTACGCAGAGTTGATCGCGTCTGGTGAGCTACAGCCGGGCTCGCTCCTGCCCAGCATCAAGAGCCTGTCTCAGGAGTGGAATGTCAGCACCGCGACCGCTGAGAAGGCGTTGAGGAAGCTCCGCAACGAAGGGCTTGTGCGCGGGATTCACGGGATTGGGACGGAAGTGCTTGACCGCCCCTCCCCGATGTCTTCCGGTGCTCAGCGGCAGGACCGAGGACGCCGGACCGGATCGAGTTGGGGGTCAGGTGAACGGTCCGACTCTCATCAGGCAGCAGTGACGGCGGCACCCGAAGCGGTAGCGCAGGCTCTGAATATCAAGCCTGGCTCGGACGTGATCAGGCGCAGTCGGGTGTACCGAGACCGGCATGGCATCGTGGCTCACTCAACGTCGTGGATTCCTGCCCAGTACCTGGAGCTGGTTCCACAGTTGGCGAAGAGTGAGCGTCTAGCGGGAGGGACTTCCCTTCAGCTCATCGCGGAGGCCACCGGCCGACCGATCACGCAGCGGATCGACACCGCGTCGGCGCGGCTCCTGAAGCCCGAAGACGCTGAGCTGTTGGAGCTGGATGCTGCAAAGATGCCGACGGAACCAGTTGTTGTGATGACGGCAAAGTTCCTCGACGTTGCGGGCAATGTGGTCGAGTACGGCGTGGACCTTGGAGGCCCCGGCCGTTCGTGGCGCACAGAATCGGAAGTCACCCAGTGA
- the repSA gene encoding replication initiator protein RepSA yields MGTDPLTLADLLRVANSPGFDRWQDQIRRTGGCAHPIRLQGQTVTRDAKSGDVLYSYSTEAEPGGMLRVACGNRRASRCPACAWTYAGDTYHLIRAGITGDVNKGVSPVVRDHPRVFATLTAPSFGPVHNRPDSGRCRCGSSHADDDPALGTALAPDRYDYAGAVLWNNHAGDLWRRFTIYLRREIAARAGLTQAAMKEVCRVSFGKVAEFQKRGSVHFHAVVRLDGPDGPDTSPPAWATVALLDDAIRAAADRVTVPVPASGDFPARTLRWGTQVDVQPIGALGHEELTEQAVASYVAKYATKAAETTGTVDHRIGELSELDKLPLPTHTRQLIEACWDLDDAYPDRLLARWAHMLGFRGHFSTKSRQYSTTLGALRQVRADYRARQERRERGLSEDLDDSEGSTLVLAHWTYAGQGHTPGESWLAASIAKDIRLNRETARQALQDQLDWEELAA; encoded by the coding sequence ATGGGCACCGACCCCCTGACCCTGGCTGATCTGCTGCGGGTGGCGAACTCGCCGGGCTTCGACCGCTGGCAGGACCAGATCCGCCGTACCGGCGGCTGCGCGCACCCGATCCGCCTCCAGGGCCAGACGGTCACCCGCGACGCCAAGAGCGGTGACGTCCTGTACTCCTACAGCACCGAGGCTGAGCCGGGCGGCATGCTCCGGGTCGCCTGCGGCAACCGCCGGGCCTCCCGCTGCCCAGCCTGCGCCTGGACCTACGCGGGCGACACCTACCACCTGATCCGTGCCGGGATCACCGGTGACGTGAACAAGGGCGTGTCTCCGGTCGTTCGGGATCACCCCCGGGTCTTCGCCACGCTCACCGCGCCCTCGTTCGGGCCCGTGCACAACCGGCCGGACTCCGGGCGTTGCCGGTGCGGGAGCTCCCACGCCGACGATGACCCCGCCCTCGGTACGGCGCTCGCTCCGGACCGGTACGACTACGCCGGGGCGGTGCTGTGGAACAACCACGCCGGGGACCTGTGGCGCCGGTTCACGATCTACCTGCGCCGGGAGATCGCCGCTCGCGCGGGCCTGACCCAGGCGGCCATGAAGGAGGTATGCCGGGTCTCCTTTGGCAAGGTCGCCGAGTTCCAGAAGCGGGGCTCTGTGCACTTCCACGCCGTGGTGCGCCTCGACGGTCCCGACGGGCCCGACACGTCCCCGCCGGCATGGGCGACGGTCGCGCTCCTGGACGACGCAATCCGAGCAGCCGCCGACCGAGTGACCGTGCCGGTACCCGCCTCCGGCGACTTCCCCGCCCGGACGCTGCGGTGGGGTACCCAGGTCGACGTACAGCCGATCGGCGCCCTCGGGCATGAGGAGCTGACCGAACAGGCGGTCGCCTCCTACGTGGCCAAATACGCCACCAAGGCGGCCGAGACTACGGGCACCGTTGACCACCGCATCGGGGAGCTCTCGGAGCTCGACAAGCTGCCGCTGCCCACGCACACGCGGCAGTTGATCGAAGCGTGCTGGGACCTGGACGACGCCTACCCGGATCGGCTGTTGGCCCGCTGGGCTCACATGCTCGGCTTCCGCGGGCACTTCTCGACCAAGTCCCGCCAGTACTCCACCACCCTGGGCGCCCTCCGTCAGGTGCGCGCCGACTACCGCGCCCGCCAGGAACGCCGCGAACGGGGCCTGTCCGAGGACCTTGACGACTCGGAGGGCTCCACGCTGGTCCTCGCCCACTGGACCTACGCCGGACAAGGCCACACGCCGGGTGAATCCTGGCTCGCCGCATCGATCGCAAAGGACATCCGACTGAACCGAGAGACCGCGCGCCAAGCCCTGCAAGACCAACTTGATTGGGAGGAACTCGCAGCATGA
- a CDS encoding excisionase family DNA-binding protein: MTTTVIQPKWHSTAEVAAMLGFGLSKTKMLVLTGEIRSVKIGRNRRILPEWVDDYIRRVTSESEAVSA, translated from the coding sequence ATGACCACGACTGTGATCCAACCGAAGTGGCACAGCACGGCGGAGGTCGCGGCCATGCTCGGCTTCGGGCTCTCCAAGACCAAGATGCTGGTGCTCACCGGAGAGATCCGCTCCGTGAAGATCGGCCGCAACCGGCGCATCCTGCCGGAATGGGTGGACGACTACATCCGGCGCGTCACCTCCGAATCTGAGGCGGTGTCAGCATGA
- the xerC gene encoding tyrosine recombinase XerC, which produces MSGKRPNGEGSIYPYKNSFAAYVWVDTPDGKRKRKYVYGKTRDEVHDKWIKLHTEAKKGPVATRHRTLAAFLTYWLNEIVKPNLAPLTYVSYEGSVRLYINPHLGKKRIDKLTVRDVREWINKLAITCQCCAQGKDAKRRREAQRCCAIGECCEAHPSRRVVQAARDALRAALTHAVTEEEISKNVASLVKVPKPRRKRIKPWSVAEAGRFLADCAARSDHLFAAWMLVLCLGLRRGEVLGLTWKSVDFETGELYVDHQIQRAGRQILHRETKTEESDDFLPLPALCLKALRMRRAQQIGDRKAAGELWQDTAGLVFTTKYGTPIEPGNLTRMFALRARRAGVRVIPLRNTRHTCSSLLVALKVHPKVAQRILRHSQIAMTMEVYAEASEEEVRAAIGKLSDAMGGTG; this is translated from the coding sequence ATGAGCGGCAAGCGCCCCAACGGCGAAGGCTCGATCTACCCGTACAAGAACAGCTTCGCCGCGTACGTCTGGGTCGACACCCCGGACGGCAAGCGCAAGCGCAAGTACGTCTACGGCAAGACCCGCGATGAGGTTCACGACAAGTGGATCAAGCTTCACACCGAAGCCAAGAAGGGGCCGGTGGCCACTCGGCACCGCACCCTTGCCGCCTTCCTCACGTACTGGCTCAACGAGATCGTTAAGCCGAACCTCGCGCCGCTGACGTACGTCTCGTACGAGGGGTCCGTGCGGCTCTACATCAACCCTCACCTCGGTAAGAAGCGGATCGACAAGCTCACGGTCCGGGACGTGCGCGAGTGGATCAACAAGCTCGCGATCACGTGCCAGTGCTGCGCCCAGGGCAAGGACGCCAAGCGTCGCCGAGAGGCTCAGCGGTGCTGTGCCATCGGCGAGTGCTGCGAGGCTCACCCCTCACGGCGCGTCGTCCAAGCGGCTCGCGATGCCCTCCGGGCGGCACTCACTCACGCCGTGACCGAGGAGGAGATCAGCAAGAACGTGGCCTCCCTGGTCAAGGTCCCCAAGCCCCGGCGGAAGCGGATCAAGCCGTGGTCGGTCGCCGAAGCTGGCCGGTTCCTCGCCGACTGCGCTGCTCGAAGTGATCACCTGTTCGCGGCCTGGATGCTCGTGCTCTGCCTCGGCCTGCGCCGGGGTGAGGTCCTGGGCCTGACGTGGAAGTCGGTCGACTTCGAGACCGGAGAGCTCTACGTAGATCACCAGATCCAGCGGGCCGGACGTCAGATCCTGCACCGCGAGACCAAGACCGAGGAATCCGACGACTTCCTTCCCCTGCCTGCCCTCTGCCTCAAGGCGCTTCGGATGCGCCGCGCTCAGCAGATCGGCGACCGAAAGGCGGCCGGGGAGCTCTGGCAGGACACGGCTGGACTGGTCTTCACCACGAAGTACGGCACCCCGATCGAACCGGGCAACCTCACCCGCATGTTCGCCCTGCGGGCTCGACGCGCCGGGGTCCGGGTCATCCCGCTGCGGAACACCCGGCACACGTGCAGCTCGCTCCTGGTCGCGCTCAAGGTCCACCCCAAGGTGGCTCAACGCATCCTGCGGCACTCGCAGATCGCCATGACGATGGAGGTCTACGCCGAAGCAAGCGAAGAGGAGGTGCGCGCCGCGATCGGCAAGCTGTCCGATGCCATGGGCGGTACCGGTTAA
- a CDS encoding SSI family serine proteinase inhibitor, which produces MLQVNRSVPAWRLRRLLLVTAGSLVAVGSTSVVPAAAYAQAAPFPLAAPSLQDPGRSGDHLTVTVRDAGAGADGTYELSCHPAGGDHPDAGGACAALERGTRWGKDSFAPVPQGSFCTMQYGGSATAHVTGTWAGRPVDARYDRSDGCEIARWDRLVPLLPDLRQEGRP; this is translated from the coding sequence ATGTTGCAGGTCAACCGTTCCGTCCCGGCCTGGCGCCTTCGCCGGCTTCTCCTCGTCACCGCCGGTTCCCTCGTGGCCGTCGGCTCCACCTCCGTCGTGCCCGCCGCCGCGTACGCGCAGGCCGCGCCGTTCCCCCTCGCGGCGCCGTCCCTCCAGGACCCCGGCCGCTCCGGCGACCACCTCACCGTCACCGTCCGTGATGCGGGAGCCGGTGCCGACGGGACCTATGAGCTGTCCTGTCATCCGGCCGGAGGCGACCACCCCGACGCCGGTGGCGCCTGTGCCGCGCTGGAACGCGGCACCAGGTGGGGCAAGGACAGCTTCGCTCCCGTACCGCAGGGCAGCTTCTGCACCATGCAGTACGGCGGGTCGGCCACCGCCCATGTCACCGGAACCTGGGCCGGGCGCCCCGTCGACGCCCGGTACGACCGCAGTGACGGGTGCGAGATCGCGCGCTGGGACCGGCTCGTGCCGCTCCTTCCCGACCTGCGGCAGGAGGGGCGGCCGTAG